The following proteins are co-located in the Echinicola sp. 20G genome:
- a CDS encoding pseudouridine synthase, which produces MELSLLFEDDHYVAVNKPAGMMVHRSSIAMDDEPVYAMQTLRDQLGLKVYPLHRIDRPTSGILWFAKYAEAVPAFQEQFIQKDIKKYYLAVVRGYTKEEAALIDHPLRKKLKKEFQDAQTEYLRLGQIEIPYESSPRHSTSRYSLVRAYPLTGRMHQIRRHFAHERNYIIGDNTHGDNRQNSFFRMHFKMHHMLLHSWQNELNHPITGEPIKVKAPLPDYFNQMLEEFSWSHLI; this is translated from the coding sequence ATGGAACTCAGCTTACTCTTTGAAGATGACCATTATGTGGCTGTAAACAAACCAGCAGGGATGATGGTCCACAGGTCCAGCATTGCCATGGATGATGAACCTGTTTACGCCATGCAGACGCTTAGAGACCAATTGGGGTTAAAGGTGTATCCACTTCATCGTATAGACCGTCCAACATCAGGAATCCTTTGGTTTGCCAAATATGCTGAGGCCGTCCCAGCTTTTCAAGAACAATTTATCCAAAAGGATATCAAAAAGTATTACTTGGCTGTAGTGAGAGGTTATACCAAAGAAGAAGCTGCATTGATTGACCATCCTTTGAGGAAAAAGTTAAAAAAAGAATTTCAGGATGCGCAAACGGAGTATTTGAGATTAGGGCAAATTGAAATTCCCTATGAGAGTTCTCCGAGACATTCTACCAGTCGATATTCCTTGGTGAGAGCCTATCCACTGACCGGGAGGATGCACCAAATCCGTAGGCACTTTGCGCATGAAAGGAATTATATTATTGGGGACAATACCCATGGAGACAATCGCCAAAATAGCTTTTTTCGCATGCACTTTAAAATGCACCATATGTTGTTGCACTCCTGGCAAAATGAATTGAACCATCCCATTACAGGTGAACCAATCAAGGTAAAGGCGCCCTTACCGGATTACTTTAATCAAATGTTAGAGGAATTTTCCTGGTCACACTTAATCTGA
- a CDS encoding M28 family peptidase: MKKNLIFLALASAALLPIEAEAQKSAIDNSILEKEAISHFRYLASDELMGRDAARSEIDIAARYVSEQFWKYGAKAISDNYFQSVPFRLSAPPSSGTIKLGSDELTQGQTMLVLDGKSLEGNYEMVVAGYGLEEDLEGKDISGKILVVRVGGPEKMGPSQLFASGRKKLALAQEKGAIALIEMYNLPTTPWTLLTNYLNKPQMTLAQGEAHEAGIPYIWAKDLDGELIKNIDKGGVEKAEVSITGKVNKSFNGKNVIGVIEGTDPKLKEEYVMLSAHYDHIGVGSPNAEGDTIYNGARDNAVGTVAIINAAKFFAENPPKRSILLCAWTAEEKGLLGSAYFSENPLVPLDKIIYNLNIDNGGYNNTDIITVIGLGRTSADHYIKEAVAEYGLETMADPSPEQGLYDRSDNVNFAKKGIPAPTFSLGFTAFDAEIMKYYHQAADHVDNFDLDYAMKYWKSYLLTAQKIANADERPVWEAGDKYEEAGKALYGAK; encoded by the coding sequence ATGAAAAAAAATCTAATCTTTTTGGCTTTGGCCAGTGCAGCTTTATTGCCCATAGAAGCTGAAGCCCAAAAATCCGCAATTGACAATAGCATCCTTGAAAAAGAGGCCATCTCCCACTTTAGGTACCTAGCCTCAGATGAGTTAATGGGTCGTGATGCTGCTAGATCAGAGATAGACATTGCTGCAAGGTATGTTTCAGAGCAGTTTTGGAAATATGGTGCCAAGGCTATCTCAGATAATTATTTTCAGTCTGTTCCTTTTAGACTATCTGCGCCTCCTAGTTCAGGAACCATAAAATTAGGAAGTGACGAATTGACCCAAGGTCAGACAATGTTGGTACTTGATGGCAAATCACTGGAAGGCAATTACGAAATGGTAGTAGCAGGGTATGGACTTGAAGAAGATTTAGAAGGAAAAGACATCTCAGGTAAAATTCTGGTTGTGCGTGTCGGTGGACCAGAAAAAATGGGGCCATCACAATTGTTTGCCTCTGGAAGAAAAAAATTGGCTTTGGCACAAGAAAAAGGAGCCATTGCCCTTATTGAAATGTACAACCTCCCTACTACCCCTTGGACTTTGTTGACCAACTATCTAAACAAACCGCAAATGACCCTGGCCCAGGGCGAGGCTCATGAAGCTGGTATTCCTTACATCTGGGCAAAAGACCTGGATGGAGAATTAATCAAAAACATTGATAAAGGCGGAGTAGAAAAAGCAGAAGTATCCATTACAGGTAAAGTCAACAAATCCTTCAATGGTAAAAATGTCATTGGAGTTATTGAAGGAACAGACCCTAAGCTCAAGGAAGAGTATGTGATGTTGTCTGCTCATTATGATCATATTGGTGTAGGCTCTCCCAACGCCGAAGGTGATACCATCTACAATGGAGCCAGAGACAATGCAGTAGGTACTGTAGCCATTATCAACGCGGCCAAATTCTTTGCAGAAAATCCTCCAAAGAGATCCATTCTACTTTGCGCTTGGACTGCAGAAGAAAAAGGCTTGCTGGGTTCTGCTTATTTTTCAGAAAATCCATTGGTTCCTTTGGATAAGATCATCTATAACCTCAATATTGATAACGGAGGCTATAATAATACGGATATCATTACGGTAATTGGACTTGGAAGAACTTCCGCTGACCATTATATCAAGGAAGCAGTAGCAGAATATGGTTTGGAGACGATGGCTGATCCATCTCCTGAACAAGGTCTTTATGACCGCTCTGACAATGTTAATTTTGCCAAAAAAGGTATCCCCGCTCCTACTTTCAGTTTAGGTTTTACGGCCTTTGATGCAGAGATTATGAAATATTACCATCAAGCAGCTGACCATGTGGATAACTTTGACCTGGACTATGCTATGAAGTATTGGAAATCATATTTGCTTACTGCTCAAAAAATAGCCAATGCAGATGAAAGACCTGTTTGGGAAGCTGGAGATAAATATGAAGAAGCTGGAAAAGCCCTTTACGGAGCTAAATAA
- a CDS encoding DUF4097 family beta strand repeat-containing protein — MKHNYKLFTVALVLVATLLPGCSYSQMTVVSDIEEVFDGINKVEIYGGPLEVTYEGRELASEVSLNAYLESNKSKGVEITYEVKGDKLVVKWEQSKSISGWGSFRNEGFISVTGPKDIELKVNSGSGTAFVSNVNHDEISLSAGSGHLKASELNVGKIHLSVGSGKIEGEDLVGDVYCKVSSGAAHLDDVKGNVDAVGSSGKISLEDISGKVDAKISSGRIVLNDVGEIGELVGSSGSISADNAGLGGDTNLKFSSGSVHIQTPDNLDNYNFELAASSGSLRVGNQKTGKSLRIDNNSSKTVRGAVSSGNITIEN, encoded by the coding sequence ATGAAGCATAATTATAAACTCTTTACGGTTGCACTTGTACTGGTTGCGACTTTACTACCGGGCTGTTCCTATTCCCAGATGACAGTTGTTTCTGATATTGAAGAAGTATTTGATGGTATCAATAAAGTTGAAATATATGGTGGGCCACTTGAGGTAACTTATGAGGGCAGGGAATTGGCCTCCGAGGTATCACTGAATGCTTATTTGGAATCCAATAAATCCAAGGGCGTAGAGATCACATATGAGGTGAAAGGTGATAAGCTGGTTGTAAAATGGGAGCAGAGTAAAAGTATTAGTGGCTGGGGGAGTTTTCGGAATGAGGGTTTTATTAGTGTGACTGGCCCGAAAGATATTGAATTAAAAGTCAATAGTGGTTCTGGAACTGCCTTTGTCTCCAATGTAAATCATGATGAAATCAGCCTTTCTGCTGGCTCTGGCCACTTGAAAGCTAGCGAATTGAATGTTGGTAAAATCCATTTATCTGTAGGATCAGGAAAAATAGAAGGTGAAGATTTAGTAGGAGATGTTTACTGCAAGGTGTCTTCAGGCGCGGCTCATCTTGATGATGTAAAAGGAAATGTGGATGCCGTAGGAAGCAGTGGAAAGATTTCTTTGGAAGATATCTCAGGAAAGGTAGACGCAAAGATCAGTTCCGGCAGAATTGTTTTGAATGATGTAGGAGAAATAGGTGAATTGGTTGGTTCTTCTGGTAGTATTTCTGCAGACAATGCCGGTTTAGGAGGGGATACCAATTTGAAATTCTCTTCAGGATCTGTACATATTCAGACACCTGATAATTTAGACAATTACAATTTTGAATTGGCCGCAAGTAGTGGTAGCTTGAGAGTAGGTAATCAGAAAACAGGCAAAAGTCTGAGAATAGATAACAATTCAAGTAAAACAGTAAGGGGAGCAGTAAGTTCTGGTAATATTACTATTGAAAATTAA
- a CDS encoding TM2 domain-containing protein has product MANVLKHLPELEGMELGYIQGILKNMDDEQASLFAQVYRARRKDSQMILILALLGFFGFAGLHRFVLGQIGLGILYLFTGGLCLIGTIVDLVNYKSLAYEYNMKIAHETLSMMSNGFPAPAAAPTPEQPKNQ; this is encoded by the coding sequence ATGGCTAATGTGTTAAAACACCTTCCGGAATTGGAAGGGATGGAATTAGGTTATATTCAAGGTATCCTGAAAAATATGGATGATGAGCAAGCTTCTCTGTTTGCGCAAGTCTATAGAGCAAGACGAAAAGACAGTCAAATGATTCTTATTTTGGCTTTATTGGGATTCTTTGGGTTTGCCGGTTTACACCGTTTCGTATTGGGCCAGATAGGATTGGGTATTTTATACTTATTTACTGGTGGATTGTGTTTGATCGGTACGATAGTGGATTTGGTCAACTATAAAAGTTTGGCATATGAGTACAATATGAAAATTGCACATGAGACACTTTCCATGATGTCCAATGGCTTCCCAGCTCCAGCAGCTGCCCCAACACCAGAACAACCAAAAAACCAATAA
- a CDS encoding DUF2752 domain-containing protein: protein MTRNSYPIKTFPTELIFWCLGILGILLIDTESTQHFTLCPIGLLGFEWCPGCGLGRSMKLLIEGNFKASWEMHPLAGLAWIVILLRIFNLIKHLKAKRNYG, encoded by the coding sequence ATGACAAGAAACAGTTATCCAATAAAAACATTTCCGACTGAGTTGATATTTTGGTGCCTGGGTATCCTAGGAATCTTATTGATCGACACCGAATCAACACAGCATTTCACGTTATGCCCAATAGGGCTCTTGGGATTTGAATGGTGTCCCGGGTGTGGTTTGGGCAGAAGCATGAAATTGTTGATAGAAGGAAACTTTAAAGCTTCGTGGGAAATGCATCCCTTAGCTGGCTTAGCGTGGATTGTGATTCTTTTGAGAATTTTTAATTTAATAAAACATTTAAAAGCAAAAAGAAACTATGGCTAA
- the tyrS gene encoding tyrosine--tRNA ligase translates to MNNFIEELRWRGMIQDMTPELEEHLNKGVTSAYLGFDPTADSLHIGHLVGVMTLLHFQRSGHKPFALVGGATGMIGDPSFKSAERNLLDKETLENNIAGIQKQLSKFLNFDDDKENKAELVNNYDWMSQFSFLDFIRDVGKHITVNYMMSKDSVKRRLEEGNGLSFTEFTYQLIQGYDFYHLWKNKNCTMQLGGSDQWGNIVTGTELIRRKEGGSAFALTVPLITKADGTKFGKTEGGSVWLDAEKTSPYAFYQFWLNVSDEDASKYIRIFTTLDQATIEGLEKEHGEAPHLRILQKEIAKEITIMVHSEADYEMAVKASSILFGKSSTEDLASLDERTFLQVFEGVPQVEISKSEYDELGGVLDLLGDKGQGVIFGSKGEARKMIQGGGVSINKIKLSDPQASTENLELLQGKYLLVQKGKKNYFIIKVTA, encoded by the coding sequence ATGAATAACTTTATCGAAGAACTGCGTTGGAGAGGCATGATCCAGGACATGACCCCAGAATTGGAAGAACACTTGAATAAAGGCGTTACTTCTGCCTATCTGGGTTTTGATCCAACAGCGGATTCTTTACACATTGGTCACTTGGTTGGTGTGATGACCCTATTACACTTTCAAAGGTCAGGCCATAAGCCATTTGCACTGGTCGGTGGTGCTACAGGAATGATCGGTGATCCTTCTTTTAAGTCAGCAGAGAGAAACTTGCTAGACAAGGAAACCCTTGAGAACAATATTGCTGGAATCCAAAAGCAGTTGTCCAAGTTTTTGAACTTCGATGATGATAAAGAAAATAAGGCTGAATTGGTTAATAATTATGATTGGATGTCTCAATTTTCCTTTTTGGACTTCATCAGAGATGTAGGCAAACACATCACAGTAAATTACATGATGTCCAAGGACAGTGTCAAAAGAAGGCTTGAAGAAGGAAACGGACTATCTTTCACAGAATTCACCTACCAGCTGATCCAAGGATATGATTTCTACCACCTGTGGAAAAACAAGAATTGCACCATGCAGCTTGGAGGTTCAGACCAGTGGGGAAATATTGTGACCGGTACAGAGCTGATCAGAAGAAAAGAAGGTGGTAGTGCCTTCGCATTGACTGTGCCTTTGATTACCAAAGCTGATGGAACTAAATTCGGTAAAACCGAAGGCGGTAGTGTTTGGCTCGATGCTGAAAAAACATCTCCATATGCCTTCTATCAATTTTGGTTAAATGTTTCTGATGAAGATGCATCCAAATATATCAGGATCTTTACCACATTGGACCAAGCCACCATTGAAGGTTTGGAAAAAGAACATGGGGAAGCACCTCACTTAAGAATACTTCAAAAAGAAATCGCCAAAGAAATCACCATCATGGTACATTCTGAGGCAGATTATGAAATGGCAGTAAAAGCATCTTCTATCCTATTTGGCAAATCGTCTACCGAAGATCTTGCGTCATTGGATGAAAGAACTTTCCTTCAGGTGTTTGAAGGGGTTCCCCAAGTGGAAATTTCGAAATCTGAATATGATGAATTGGGTGGTGTTTTAGATCTTTTAGGAGATAAAGGCCAAGGAGTAATTTTTGGCTCTAAAGGAGAAGCTAGAAAAATGATCCAAGGCGGTGGTGTCAGCATCAACAAAATCAAACTATCTGATCCACAAGCAAGCACTGAAAACCTTGAATTGCTTCAGGGAAAATACTTGCTCGTTCAGAAAGGGAAAAAGAATTATTTCATCATTAAAGTAACTGCATAA
- a CDS encoding TetR/AcrR family transcriptional regulator, with the protein MGVYERQKKEKEILEAAIQLFASKGYQSTKMDEVAKSAKMSKGLIYFYYKNKEDLYMAVTKKAFEELKDVFRDTQKTKGKSGIDLIKMLIENFIRFTENNRMYQEAILNFMGLMAQYNDLEKRKHIDPLILESPNFTHLLEIHHDPAKIGIQIISHGVRDGSMRPDLQPEITFYTIWTMMIGYERLRGPIEYENKEIKISTENWQNGFIKLINDLLVGTIQAQRPKAVQGSLF; encoded by the coding sequence ATGGGAGTTTACGAAAGACAGAAAAAGGAAAAAGAAATACTCGAAGCAGCTATTCAGCTATTCGCTTCAAAGGGCTACCAAAGTACCAAAATGGATGAGGTGGCCAAGTCAGCTAAAATGAGCAAAGGGCTTATCTACTTCTATTATAAGAACAAGGAAGACCTCTATATGGCTGTCACTAAAAAGGCATTTGAGGAATTAAAAGACGTATTTAGGGATACCCAAAAGACCAAAGGAAAATCAGGAATAGACCTGATCAAAATGCTAATTGAGAACTTCATCAGGTTTACTGAAAACAATAGAATGTACCAAGAGGCCATCCTCAACTTTATGGGATTGATGGCACAATACAATGATCTAGAAAAAAGAAAACACATTGACCCTTTAATCCTGGAGAGTCCAAATTTCACTCACCTACTTGAAATTCACCATGACCCTGCCAAAATAGGCATTCAAATCATTTCACACGGTGTGAGAGATGGCAGTATGCGCCCAGATCTCCAGCCAGAAATCACTTTCTATACTATCTGGACAATGATGATCGGTTATGAGAGACTTCGTGGTCCCATTGAGTATGAAAACAAAGAAATAAAAATAAGTACAGAAAATTGGCAGAATGGTTTTATCAAGCTTATCAATGATTTGCTGGTAGGAACCATTCAAGCCCAAAGACCAAAAGCTGTTCAAGGCAGCCTATTCTAA
- a CDS encoding SDR family NAD(P)-dependent oxidoreductase, giving the protein MDLSTLFSLNNKIAIITGASRGIGFSIAKFFAAAGAKVIMASRDKDDLTKATKVLNNKGYDVYGINCNVGHPEELQNLVDKTIELYGQIDILVNNAGTSPYMGPIHETPSDVFDKVMNINVKAPFELSKLCLPHLRKSSSPTIINISSIGAISPEPQLGIYSVSKSALHTLTKACAKDWGQQKIRVNAICPGVVKTKFSEPLWGNDQIMETIMKRLSIKRLGETDEIGALALFLASPAASYITGAIFTSDGGYTS; this is encoded by the coding sequence ATGGATTTATCAACTTTATTTTCCCTAAACAATAAAATAGCAATTATCACAGGAGCGAGCAGAGGTATTGGCTTTAGCATCGCTAAATTCTTTGCGGCAGCTGGGGCTAAGGTCATTATGGCCAGCAGAGACAAAGATGACCTTACCAAAGCAACGAAAGTTTTGAACAATAAGGGTTACGATGTTTATGGAATTAACTGTAATGTGGGACACCCTGAAGAATTGCAGAACCTTGTGGATAAAACAATAGAGCTGTATGGGCAGATAGATATTTTGGTCAATAATGCTGGAACGAGTCCATATATGGGGCCTATTCATGAAACTCCTTCAGATGTATTTGACAAAGTAATGAACATCAATGTCAAGGCTCCATTCGAACTGTCAAAACTATGTTTGCCCCATTTGAGAAAATCATCTTCACCCACTATAATCAACATTAGTTCTATTGGCGCAATTTCTCCTGAACCTCAATTGGGAATCTATAGTGTCAGTAAATCAGCCTTGCACACACTGACCAAAGCTTGCGCCAAAGACTGGGGACAACAAAAAATACGCGTAAATGCCATTTGTCCTGGTGTTGTCAAAACTAAATTTAGTGAACCACTTTGGGGAAATGACCAGATCATGGAAACCATAATGAAAAGGCTTTCCATTAAAAGACTTGGTGAAACAGATGAAATCGGTGCACTGGCTTTATTTTTGGCTTCTCCAGCCGCTAGTTATATCACCGGTGCCATTTTCACTTCTGATGGTGGTTACACAAGTTGA
- a CDS encoding YihY/virulence factor BrkB family protein, whose amino-acid sequence MIKKIKKLTVFRILKDSVFAFGQSDSMTYAASTAFYTIFSMPAVLIILLNIGAAFYNEGTVREELLAQISNLSGPESAETLDQVIYNASLDTDGFIARIIAICVLAFSATTVFVSLQNSINHIWHIKPKPEKGLVKFVVNRLLSFSMVASIGFVLIVSLVVDAMIVVFFNYVSQLFEGLSFYLASATNFIFTQGLMVLIFGLMYKILPDAKVKWRSVWLGAFVTMLLFALGKYLIGFYMGNSDVGGAYGTAGSLVIFLVWVYYSVIIFLFGAHITYYIAERTGRGIRPIKQAVKVEIKEIED is encoded by the coding sequence ATGATCAAAAAGATAAAAAAACTGACAGTTTTTAGGATTTTAAAAGACAGTGTTTTTGCTTTTGGTCAAAGTGATTCGATGACTTACGCTGCCAGTACAGCCTTTTACACCATTTTTAGTATGCCCGCTGTATTGATTATTTTATTAAATATTGGGGCTGCATTTTATAACGAAGGGACAGTAAGAGAAGAGCTTTTGGCCCAGATATCAAACCTAAGTGGCCCGGAAAGTGCTGAAACACTTGATCAAGTCATTTATAATGCCTCTTTGGATACCGATGGGTTCATTGCCCGAATTATCGCCATCTGTGTATTGGCATTCAGTGCCACTACTGTGTTTGTGAGTTTACAAAACAGTATCAACCACATTTGGCATATCAAACCTAAGCCTGAAAAAGGGCTAGTCAAATTTGTAGTAAACAGGCTGTTGAGTTTTTCAATGGTAGCCTCTATCGGTTTTGTGCTGATTGTTTCTTTAGTGGTGGATGCTATGATTGTTGTTTTCTTTAATTACGTTTCACAGCTTTTTGAAGGGCTTTCGTTTTATTTGGCCTCTGCGACCAACTTTATCTTTACCCAAGGTTTAATGGTATTGATATTTGGCTTGATGTATAAAATCTTACCAGATGCCAAGGTAAAATGGCGTTCCGTCTGGTTAGGAGCCTTTGTGACGATGTTGCTTTTTGCTTTGGGTAAATACCTTATCGGTTTCTACATGGGCAATAGTGATGTAGGGGGAGCCTATGGTACTGCGGGATCGCTTGTGATTTTCCTAGTTTGGGTCTACTATTCAGTGATTATTTTTCTCTTTGGAGCCCATATCACCTATTACATTGCTGAAAGGACTGGAAGGGGTATCAGGCCAATAAAGCAAGCTGTCAAAGTTGAAATTAAAGAAATAGAGGATTAA
- a CDS encoding 1-acyl-sn-glycerol-3-phosphate acyltransferase, which translates to MMKLLARFVFWLTGWKVVGAWPKDLKKAVMIAIPHTSNWDLLYARSAFYIMDVPVRFTIKKEVMVGPLGWFIRGLGGISIDRKKIAGKRKQTYTEAMVEMLKEADELVVMVTPEGTRSYAKRWKSGFYHVAMGAEVPIVIGFLDYKKREAGIGPLIVPNGNMDEQIEEMKAYGRQVTGKYPDQGIR; encoded by the coding sequence ATGATGAAGTTATTAGCGAGGTTTGTGTTTTGGCTTACGGGCTGGAAGGTAGTAGGAGCTTGGCCAAAGGATTTGAAAAAGGCAGTAATGATAGCCATCCCTCATACCAGTAATTGGGATCTTTTGTATGCCAGGTCAGCTTTTTATATCATGGATGTTCCCGTTAGGTTTACCATAAAAAAAGAAGTGATGGTTGGGCCTTTGGGTTGGTTTATCCGGGGGCTCGGAGGGATTTCCATTGACCGCAAAAAAATAGCAGGAAAGCGTAAGCAAACTTATACTGAAGCGATGGTAGAGATGTTGAAAGAAGCAGATGAGTTGGTCGTGATGGTCACTCCAGAAGGCACCAGGAGCTATGCGAAAAGATGGAAGTCTGGATTTTATCACGTGGCTATGGGAGCCGAGGTTCCTATTGTTATCGGCTTTTTAGATTATAAGAAAAGAGAAGCGGGAATTGGTCCTCTGATTGTTCCGAACGGCAATATGGATGAGCAAATAGAAGAAATGAAAGCTTATGGACGACAAGTTACTGGTAAGTATCCTGATCAAGGCATCCGTTAA
- a CDS encoding patatin-like phospholipase family protein — protein sequence MKSETKIGIALSGGGARGIAHLGVLKAVEEIGIKPSFVSGTSAGAIVGSLYCSGFGPDEILDIIIKTNYFKFLRPAISWTGILKMDTMEQLYRVHLPENSFEQLQIPLTVAATELRRGKVVYFSEGELIRPVMASTCIPGMFDPIQIDGRFYIDGGVLNNLPVEPLEGRCDYIIGVNCNHLQEDHNISNIKSLIERTVIMSMNYNVYSRKNKCDFFIEPEGLAQYGVFDLRKAKDIFFAGYESAKRFISYNEVLVKLGQQIQEEI from the coding sequence GTGAAATCTGAAACAAAAATTGGTATAGCGTTATCTGGAGGTGGTGCGAGAGGCATTGCTCATTTGGGGGTCTTGAAGGCCGTGGAAGAAATAGGTATTAAGCCTTCTTTTGTATCTGGTACAAGTGCAGGAGCTATTGTCGGTTCTTTGTATTGCTCTGGATTTGGTCCAGATGAAATCCTTGATATTATTATCAAAACCAATTATTTCAAATTTTTAAGGCCAGCCATCAGTTGGACAGGAATTTTGAAGATGGACACCATGGAGCAGTTGTATAGGGTTCACTTGCCTGAAAACAGCTTTGAGCAGCTTCAAATACCTTTGACAGTAGCTGCAACAGAACTGAGAAGAGGAAAGGTAGTCTATTTCTCAGAAGGGGAGTTGATTCGACCTGTAATGGCTTCTACCTGTATTCCAGGAATGTTTGATCCCATTCAGATTGATGGCAGGTTTTACATCGATGGAGGGGTTTTGAATAATTTGCCTGTGGAGCCATTGGAAGGCAGATGCGATTATATAATTGGTGTGAACTGTAATCATTTACAGGAAGATCACAACATAAGTAATATAAAGAGCTTAATTGAGCGAACAGTGATTATGTCTATGAACTACAATGTTTATAGCAGAAAAAATAAATGTGATTTTTTTATTGAGCCGGAAGGTTTGGCGCAGTATGGGGTTTTTGATCTCAGAAAGGCAAAGGATATATTTTTTGCAGGCTATGAATCAGCCAAGCGGTTTATTTCCTATAATGAGGTATTGGTTAAGTTAGGTCAACAGATACAAGAAGAAATTTAG
- a CDS encoding MBL fold metallo-hydrolase translates to MRLHVINTGFFKLDGGAMFGVVPKSLWQRTNPADENNLCTWAMRCLLVEEGDRLVLIDNGIGNKQSAKFFSHYYLHGEESLSGSLKKAGFNESDITDNFLTHLHFDHCGGGVKYKEGSDELEMVFKNAQYWSNQDHWEWATIPNAREKASFLKENILPIQESGQLSFLDLDKPELFSGFGFFTADGHTDKQMIPKIQYKGKTIIFAADLLPSVGHIPLPYVMGYDTRPLLTLKEKQAFLEEAAEKEYILFLEHDAVNECCTVKMTEKGVRLDQTFSLSEI, encoded by the coding sequence ATGAGACTACACGTAATCAACACAGGTTTTTTTAAATTAGATGGAGGGGCTATGTTTGGTGTCGTGCCCAAATCCCTTTGGCAAAGAACCAACCCTGCTGATGAGAATAATTTGTGTACTTGGGCCATGAGGTGTCTTTTAGTAGAAGAGGGAGACCGTTTGGTATTGATTGATAATGGAATTGGTAATAAGCAAAGTGCCAAGTTTTTTTCGCACTATTACCTTCATGGGGAGGAGAGTCTTTCCGGATCATTGAAAAAGGCAGGGTTCAATGAATCGGACATTACAGATAACTTTTTAACCCATTTGCATTTTGATCATTGCGGTGGTGGGGTGAAATACAAAGAAGGCTCTGATGAGTTGGAGATGGTGTTTAAGAATGCCCAGTACTGGAGCAATCAAGACCACTGGGAGTGGGCTACCATTCCCAATGCTAGGGAAAAAGCATCTTTCTTAAAAGAAAATATTTTACCTATTCAAGAAAGTGGACAATTGAGCTTTTTGGATTTGGATAAGCCTGAGCTCTTTTCTGGTTTTGGCTTTTTTACGGCAGATGGGCATACCGATAAACAGATGATTCCGAAAATCCAATACAAAGGAAAAACCATTATCTTTGCAGCGGACTTATTACCTTCTGTTGGGCATATTCCATTACCGTATGTAATGGGGTATGATACCAGACCTTTATTGACTTTAAAGGAAAAACAGGCTTTTTTAGAAGAGGCAGCAGAGAAAGAGTACATCTTGTTTTTGGAACACGATGCCGTAAACGAATGCTGTACGGTAAAGATGACTGAGAAGGGAGTTCGCCTAGATCAAACATTTTCTCTAAGTGAAATCTGA